The Gemmatimonadota bacterium DNA segment GCGGTATTGGACCCTCCACTGCAAAGAGCGACTCTTGAACAGCGCGATCATCTCGCTGAATATCTGTGAGCAAAAGCACCCGCTCGGACAGAATCCCAACCTCACTGTTTTCTTCGGTCACGCCAATGGCGACTTCGTATCGACACCGCGAAAAATCCCGATCGGAAAACAGATTGGATTCGTGCGCGGGCACGGACAATTCAACAGCGATTTCAAATCGATCTGCAAAACCGTGCCAGGTCAAATCGCGCAACTCACTCGCCCGACTGTAAATCGCTGCATCGAGGCCATCGCGCACAAAATCCCCGAGAAACGCAATAGCATCGAGAAAAGTCGTTTTGCCGCTGCCATTCGCACCAACCAGCATGTGAAAAGGCGCGAGATCCTGTTCAATATGACGCAAACACTGGTAATAAAGGGTTTCAAGACGCTGGATCATGTAGAACTCCTATATTAAGTTAGAAGCATATTACATGACAGAAAGAGAGGCGTCAAGAGCAAATGCAAAAAAAAACAGTCTTAATCACCGGTGCAACAGACGGGATTGGCCGGGCACTTGCAGAAATCTATCGGACGCGAGAAGATAGGCTAGTACTGGTGGGCAGACGCCCACTGGACACACTCAATGATCCGTTATACACCAAAGACACATATTGTCGTACAGACCTATCGCAGGACAAGTGTGCAGAACGGGTATGTGAATTTCTGAACGCGCAAAAAATCGACGTCATAGACCTGGCAATTCAAAATGCTGGCACCGGATATTTTGGACCTATCGCAGAACAAAGCGCGGAAAGCATTCGGGAGATCACAGCAGTCAACCTGATGGCACCCTTACGCTTGGCACACGCCCTGATGCCATACCTGAAAAAAACCAATGGAAAATTCGTAATGATCGGCTCAATCGCACATGCCTTTCCCTGTCCCGATTACGCCGTGTATGCAGCGAGCAAAGAAGCCCTCAACACACTGGGACGCAATTTGCAAATCGAAGGCGACATAAATGTACAGATCATTCACCCGGGAGCGACGCGCACGGGCTTGCATCGAAAAATTGGCATGGACAACGAAAAGACAAAGGGATTTCCGTCCGCAGAAAGGGTCGCCCAAAAAATCACACAGGCGATAGATGGACGGCGTTTTATCGCGACAATTGGATGGCAAAAC contains these protein-coding regions:
- a CDS encoding SDR family NAD(P)-dependent oxidoreductase, with the protein product MQKKTVLITGATDGIGRALAEIYRTREDRLVLVGRRPLDTLNDPLYTKDTYCRTDLSQDKCAERVCEFLNAQKIDVIDLAIQNAGTGYFGPIAEQSAESIREITAVNLMAPLRLAHALMPYLKKTNGKFVMIGSIAHAFPCPDYAVYAASKEALNTLGRNLQIEGDINVQIIHPGATRTGLHRKIGMDNEKTKGFPSAERVAQKITQAIDGRRFIATIGWQNAWARFLGRYCEGIVNTMVRTT